In Bacillus sp. SM2101, a single genomic region encodes these proteins:
- a CDS encoding DUF2892 domain-containing protein, whose product MKPNISIINALMRITCGFTLLSWATAKMVKRPWRESYLVVAMIAGMKIGEGITRFCPLTACIEKYTSKNEQGINLNNDMDSINPS is encoded by the coding sequence ATGAAACCAAACATTAGTATAATCAATGCATTAATGCGCATTACCTGTGGTTTTACTCTACTGTCATGGGCTACTGCAAAGATGGTGAAGAGACCCTGGAGAGAATCATATTTGGTTGTTGCAATGATTGCTGGTATGAAAATTGGAGAAGGAATCACTCGATTTTGTCCATTAACTGCTTGTATAGAAAAATATACATCTAAAAATGAACAAGGAATTAACCTTAATAATGATATGGATTCAATCAACCCATCTTAA
- a CDS encoding EYxxD motif small membrane protein, producing MTFVLTILIGSIIAITFVYVRKKRVR from the coding sequence ATGACATTTGTTCTCACCATATTAATAGGAAGTATTATCGCAATTACTTTTGTGTATGTTCGTAAGAAACGGGTTCGATAG
- the purD gene encoding phosphoribosylamine--glycine ligase, protein MNVLVVGRGGREHTIAWKVAQSSKVNNVFVAPGNIGMEDVATLVNIDENDHEALLEFAKSEKVDLTIVGPEVPLINGIVNAFQSNNLPIFGPTKEAALIEGSKTFAKDIMKKYEIPTGQYESFTSYEEAKNYLLKVGAPIVIKADGLAAGKGVTVAMTMEEALESLHEMMNEEKFGEASTQVVIEEFLAGEEFSLMAFVNGTEVYPMVISQDHKRAYDFDKGPNTGGMGAYSPVPQISDVVVEQAIQTILKPTAKAMVSEGRSFTGVLYAGLINTTDGPKVIEFNARFGDPETQVVLPRLESDLVEILLQILKENRVTLTWNDSATIGVVLASKGYPNQYDKGAEIAGLNNVSDKTLVFHAGTAKQHDKVVTNGGRVLAIVTTGSSLKEAQNKVYQEIDYIQSEGLFYRKDIGNKAIEPVSYEHTQK, encoded by the coding sequence ATGAATGTATTGGTAGTTGGTAGGGGCGGTCGTGAACATACAATTGCATGGAAAGTAGCTCAAAGTTCAAAGGTTAATAACGTGTTTGTAGCACCGGGTAATATAGGTATGGAGGATGTTGCAACGCTTGTAAATATTGACGAAAATGATCATGAAGCACTACTCGAATTTGCAAAAAGCGAGAAGGTAGATTTAACGATTGTTGGTCCAGAGGTACCTTTAATAAATGGCATCGTAAATGCATTCCAAAGTAATAATTTACCTATATTTGGTCCGACAAAGGAAGCTGCTCTTATTGAAGGCAGTAAAACCTTTGCAAAGGATATAATGAAAAAGTATGAGATTCCTACAGGTCAATATGAGTCCTTTACATCTTATGAGGAAGCAAAGAACTATCTATTAAAAGTAGGAGCTCCAATCGTCATTAAAGCAGATGGTCTTGCAGCTGGAAAAGGTGTAACTGTTGCAATGACGATGGAAGAAGCACTTGAAAGCCTACATGAAATGATGAATGAGGAGAAGTTTGGTGAAGCTAGTACTCAAGTTGTCATTGAGGAATTCTTAGCGGGTGAAGAATTTTCATTAATGGCATTTGTAAATGGAACAGAAGTTTATCCAATGGTCATTTCCCAAGATCATAAACGTGCGTACGATTTTGACAAGGGTCCGAATACTGGTGGAATGGGTGCATACTCTCCTGTACCACAAATTTCAGACGTTGTAGTTGAACAAGCTATTCAAACGATCTTGAAGCCTACTGCAAAGGCGATGGTATCTGAAGGTCGTTCCTTTACAGGTGTGTTATATGCAGGCTTAATTAATACTACAGATGGACCAAAAGTGATTGAGTTTAACGCTCGATTTGGTGATCCAGAAACACAAGTAGTTTTGCCAAGACTTGAGAGTGATCTTGTAGAGATATTATTGCAAATTTTGAAAGAGAATCGAGTGACGTTAACTTGGAATGATTCAGCAACTATCGGAGTTGTGTTAGCTTCAAAAGGATATCCAAATCAATATGATAAAGGTGCTGAAATTGCAGGCTTAAATAATGTGAGCGATAAAACATTAGTTTTTCATGCTGGCACAGCAAAGCAGCATGACAAGGTTGTAACGAATGGCGGCCGTGTCTTAGCTATCGTAACAACTGGGAGCTCATTAAAAGAAGCTCAAAACAAAGTTTATCAAGAAATAGATTACATCCAAAGTGAAGGGTTATTTTACCGCAAGGATATTGGTAATAAAGCTATCGAACCCGTTTCTTACGAACATACACAAAAGTAA
- the purH gene encoding bifunctional phosphoribosylaminoimidazolecarboxamide formyltransferase/IMP cyclohydrolase, which translates to MRRALVSVSDKEGIVPFVQGLIDCGIEVISTGGTKKVLEDNGIKVIGISEITGFPEILDGRVKTLHPNIHGGLLAVRDNDAHVKQITEHNITPIDVVVVNLYPFQQTIEKPDVTLKDAIENIDIGGPSMLRSAAKNYQDVTVVVDPADYEKVLAEIRENNSVTFETKQNLAAKVFRHTARYDALIAEYLTEVTGEESPESYTVTFEKKQDLRYGENPHQKATFYKKPLGTNHSIANADKLHGKELSYNNINDADAALEIVKEFNEPAAVAVKHMNPCGVGVGSNVLEAYKKAYEADATSIFGGIVVVNREVDKETAQLMHEIFLEIVIAPSFSEEALNILTQKKNIRLLKVDFSSQQHDGKRLTSVQGGLLVQDEDAKSLTDASITIPTKREPTDQEWADLKLAWKVVKHVKSNAIVIAKNDMTIGVGAGQMNRVGAAKIAIEQAGDKIEGSALGSDAFFPMSDTVEAAAKAGVTAIIQPGGSIRDEDSIKKADEYGITMVFTGIRHFKH; encoded by the coding sequence GTGAGAAGAGCGCTAGTAAGTGTATCAGATAAGGAAGGAATAGTACCATTTGTACAAGGCTTAATTGATTGTGGTATCGAAGTAATTTCAACAGGTGGTACGAAAAAGGTTCTTGAGGACAATGGAATCAAAGTCATTGGTATTTCTGAAATTACTGGCTTTCCAGAAATACTAGATGGACGTGTGAAAACTCTTCATCCGAATATTCATGGTGGTTTATTAGCAGTAAGGGATAACGATGCTCATGTAAAACAAATAACTGAACATAATATCACACCTATTGATGTAGTTGTTGTGAATTTATACCCTTTCCAACAAACAATTGAAAAACCAGATGTAACATTAAAAGACGCAATCGAAAATATTGATATCGGCGGGCCGTCTATGCTTCGTTCAGCAGCAAAAAACTATCAAGATGTAACTGTTGTAGTAGACCCAGCAGATTATGAAAAAGTACTTGCAGAAATTAGAGAGAACAACTCTGTAACATTTGAAACAAAGCAAAACCTTGCTGCAAAAGTATTTAGACATACAGCTAGATATGATGCACTTATAGCAGAATATTTGACAGAAGTGACAGGTGAAGAAAGTCCAGAGTCATATACAGTTACGTTTGAAAAGAAACAAGACTTACGATATGGAGAAAATCCTCACCAAAAGGCTACATTTTATAAGAAGCCTTTAGGAACTAATCACTCTATCGCAAACGCTGATAAATTACATGGTAAAGAATTATCTTACAACAATATCAATGATGCAGATGCAGCATTAGAAATCGTTAAAGAATTTAATGAGCCAGCTGCAGTTGCTGTTAAGCATATGAACCCTTGCGGCGTAGGTGTAGGCTCAAACGTACTAGAAGCATATAAAAAAGCATATGAAGCAGATGCTACATCTATCTTCGGTGGAATCGTTGTAGTGAATCGGGAAGTAGATAAAGAAACTGCACAGCTTATGCATGAGATATTTCTAGAAATCGTCATCGCTCCATCATTTAGCGAGGAAGCATTAAATATATTGACACAGAAGAAAAATATCCGTTTATTAAAAGTTGATTTTTCTAGCCAACAGCATGATGGCAAACGTCTTACTTCCGTGCAAGGAGGCTTACTTGTACAGGATGAGGATGCTAAGTCACTAACGGATGCATCAATCACAATTCCTACGAAACGTGAACCAACTGATCAAGAATGGGCAGATCTTAAGCTAGCATGGAAAGTTGTGAAGCATGTCAAATCAAATGCAATTGTCATTGCAAAGAATGATATGACAATTGGTGTCGGCGCTGGACAAATGAATCGGGTCGGTGCTGCTAAGATTGCAATCGAACAAGCAGGAGATAAAATTGAAGGATCAGCCCTAGGATCAGATGCATTTTTTCCAATGAGTGATACTGTTGAAGCAGCTGCTAAAGCGGGAGTTACTGCAATCATACAGCCAGGCGGTTCAATTCGTGATGAAGATTCAATTAAAAAAGCAGATGAATACGGAATTACAATGGTATTCACCGGCATCCGCCACTTCAAGCATTAA
- the purN gene encoding phosphoribosylglycinamide formyltransferase, whose translation MKNIAVFASGSGTNFQAIVDAVYNGHLEANVKLLVCDKPHAKVIQRAQQANVNVFSFSPKDYDNKESFEKEIVLILKENDVDFIVLAGYMRLVGSTLLSAYSGNIVNIHPSLLPAFPGKDAIGQAFRAGAAKTGVTVHFVDEGMDTGPVIAQEKLHIHAGETIESIEERIHQIEHQFYPNTLQKIFAETNNMSK comes from the coding sequence ATGAAAAATATAGCTGTATTTGCCTCAGGGAGTGGCACAAATTTTCAAGCGATTGTCGACGCCGTTTATAACGGACATCTTGAGGCTAATGTAAAACTACTTGTGTGTGACAAACCACATGCGAAAGTCATACAACGCGCACAGCAAGCTAATGTTAATGTTTTTTCTTTTTCACCAAAAGATTATGATAATAAGGAATCATTTGAGAAAGAAATCGTTTTAATACTTAAAGAAAATGATGTGGATTTCATTGTGCTGGCAGGTTATATGCGCTTAGTTGGTAGCACGTTGCTTTCTGCGTACAGTGGTAACATTGTTAACATTCATCCTTCTTTATTACCAGCTTTCCCAGGCAAGGATGCTATTGGTCAAGCATTCAGAGCCGGGGCAGCCAAGACGGGTGTAACGGTTCATTTCGTTGATGAAGGAATGGATACAGGCCCTGTTATTGCTCAAGAAAAATTGCACATACATGCAGGCGAGACGATTGAAAGTATTGAGGAACGAATCCATCAAATTGAGCATCAATTTTACCCAAACACTTTACAAAAAATTTTTGCAGAAACGAATAACATGAGTAAATAG
- the purM gene encoding phosphoribosylformylglycinamidine cyclo-ligase, with product MANAYKQAGVDIEAGYEAVSRMKKHILKTGRPEVLGAIGGFGGMFDLSKMNVKEPVLISGTDGVGTKLMLAFMMDKHDTIGIDAVAMCVNDIVVQGAEPMFFLDYIACGKSSPEKIEAIVKGIADGCEQAGCALIGGETAEMPGMYDEEEYDLAGFTVGVAEKNKLVTGEAIKEGDVLIGLSSNGIHSNGYSLVRKILLEEAQLDLTNTYGDCTSALGEELLRPTKIYVKPILSLLKQSQVNGMAHITGGGFDENIPRMLPKGLGAEVDFGSWPIPPIFDLIQAKGKLDKREMFSIFNMGIGMVLTMSEENMHEAIQLLEAAGEKAFLIGRVKAGEGVTYGGGALK from the coding sequence ATGGCGAATGCTTACAAACAAGCTGGAGTCGATATTGAAGCTGGCTATGAAGCGGTATCACGAATGAAGAAGCATATATTAAAAACAGGCAGACCTGAGGTGCTAGGTGCAATTGGTGGCTTTGGTGGCATGTTTGATTTATCAAAAATGAATGTAAAAGAGCCAGTGCTTATTTCGGGAACAGACGGTGTAGGAACAAAGCTTATGCTCGCATTTATGATGGATAAGCACGACACGATTGGTATTGATGCTGTGGCAATGTGTGTAAATGATATCGTTGTACAAGGTGCAGAACCGATGTTTTTCCTAGATTACATCGCTTGCGGTAAATCCTCTCCTGAGAAAATAGAAGCGATTGTGAAGGGTATTGCAGATGGTTGTGAGCAAGCTGGTTGTGCTTTAATCGGTGGCGAAACTGCAGAAATGCCTGGCATGTATGACGAAGAAGAGTATGACTTGGCGGGTTTTACTGTCGGAGTTGCAGAGAAAAATAAGCTTGTTACAGGTGAAGCTATTAAAGAGGGGGATGTCTTAATAGGTCTATCCTCAAACGGCATTCATAGTAATGGTTATTCACTTGTAAGAAAAATATTATTAGAAGAAGCTCAGCTTGATTTAACGAATACTTATGGTGACTGTACTTCAGCACTTGGAGAAGAATTATTACGTCCTACTAAAATATATGTCAAACCAATTTTATCTTTGTTAAAACAAAGTCAAGTAAATGGCATGGCACATATTACTGGCGGGGGGTTTGACGAAAATATTCCCCGCATGCTACCAAAGGGATTAGGTGCAGAGGTAGATTTCGGATCATGGCCAATACCTCCTATATTTGATCTTATTCAAGCAAAAGGAAAGCTAGATAAAAGAGAGATGTTTTCGATTTTTAACATGGGGATCGGTATGGTGTTGACGATGAGTGAAGAAAATATGCACGAAGCCATTCAATTGTTAGAAGCAGCTGGTGAAAAAGCATTTCTGATCGGTAGGGTAAAAGCAGGTGAAGGTGTAACGTACGGTGGGGGAGCACTAAAATGA
- the purF gene encoding amidophosphoribosyltransferase, with protein MLAEIKGLNEECGLFGIWGHKDASQITYYGLHSLQHRGQEGAGIVVSDGKKLKGVRGEGLVAEVFSGGKLTEIQGSAAIGHVRYATAGGSGIENVQPLLFHSQKGSLAMAHNGNLVNAMALKHQLESQGSIFQTTSDTEVLAHLIKRSGFSTFKERVKNALSMLKGAYAFLIMDETQMMVALDPNGLRPLSIGRLGDAYVVASETCAFDVVGATYERDVEPGELIIIDETGIHSERFTVTMNRAICSMEYIYFSRPDSNIDGINIHTARKSLGKKLAYEAPIDADVVTGVPDSSISAAIGYAEASGIPYELGLIKNRYVGRTFIQPSQALREQGVKMKLSPVRGVVEGKRVVMVDDSIVRGTTSRRIVTMLRDAGAKEVHVRISSPPIKNPCFYGIDTSTHEELIASSHSVEEIRKIIGADSISFLSEEGLVSAIGRPYEGEYRGQCMACFTGKYPTEIYPDTVLPHEKVLT; from the coding sequence ATGCTTGCTGAAATAAAAGGCTTGAATGAAGAGTGTGGGTTATTCGGTATTTGGGGTCACAAGGATGCGTCACAAATTACGTATTACGGCTTACACAGTCTTCAACACCGAGGACAAGAAGGAGCTGGGATCGTAGTAAGTGATGGAAAAAAATTAAAAGGTGTCAGAGGTGAAGGCCTTGTAGCAGAAGTTTTCAGCGGTGGGAAATTAACTGAAATTCAAGGCTCTGCTGCAATAGGTCATGTTCGTTATGCCACAGCAGGTGGAAGTGGAATTGAAAATGTACAGCCCCTCCTATTCCATTCGCAAAAAGGGAGCTTGGCTATGGCTCATAACGGTAACCTTGTTAATGCAATGGCTCTTAAGCATCAATTAGAGAGCCAAGGTAGTATTTTTCAAACAACTTCAGATACTGAAGTATTAGCTCATCTTATTAAGAGAAGTGGCTTTTCTACCTTTAAGGAACGAGTGAAAAATGCCTTATCCATGTTAAAGGGTGCTTATGCCTTTTTAATTATGGATGAAACTCAAATGATGGTTGCGCTTGATCCGAATGGCTTACGACCGTTATCAATTGGGAGATTAGGAGATGCTTACGTTGTGGCTTCAGAAACATGTGCATTTGATGTAGTTGGAGCTACCTATGAACGTGATGTAGAGCCTGGGGAGCTAATCATTATTGATGAAACAGGCATTCATTCTGAAAGGTTTACAGTGACAATGAATCGTGCAATTTGTAGTATGGAATATATTTATTTTTCAAGGCCTGATAGTAATATAGATGGAATTAATATTCATACTGCGAGAAAAAGCCTTGGGAAAAAGCTAGCATATGAAGCACCTATTGATGCAGATGTAGTTACAGGGGTTCCGGATTCAAGTATTTCGGCTGCAATTGGCTACGCCGAAGCGTCTGGTATACCTTATGAGTTAGGTTTAATTAAAAATCGCTATGTTGGAAGAACGTTTATTCAGCCATCGCAAGCTTTACGCGAACAAGGTGTCAAAATGAAACTCTCTCCTGTACGGGGTGTAGTGGAGGGCAAAAGAGTTGTAATGGTTGATGATTCCATCGTTCGTGGAACAACGAGCCGCCGTATCGTGACAATGTTAAGGGATGCGGGTGCAAAAGAGGTTCACGTTAGAATCAGTTCACCTCCAATTAAAAATCCTTGCTTTTATGGTATTGATACATCAACACATGAGGAGTTAATTGCATCCTCACATTCAGTTGAGGAAATACGGAAGATTATAGGGGCAGATTCAATTTCATTTTTAAGTGAAGAAGGGCTTGTATCAGCGATTGGAAGACCGTATGAAGGCGAATATAGAGGTCAGTGTATGGCATGTTTTACTGGGAAATATCCAACAGAAATTTACCCAGATACGGTTCTCCCTCACGAAAAAGTACTAACTTAA
- the purL gene encoding phosphoribosylformylglycinamidine synthase subunit PurL, whose protein sequence is MSLLLEPSPQQIKDEKIYREMGLSDEEFVTIEGILNRLPNYTETGLFSVMWSEHCSYKNSKPVLSKFPTSGEKVLQGPGEGAGIVDIGDNQAVVFKIESHNHPSAIEPYQGAATGVGGIIRDVFSMGARPIALLNSLRFGELVTPRMKYLFEEVVAGIAGYGNCVGIPTVGGEIQFEPSYDGNPLVNAMCVGLIDHEDIQKGQAKGIGNTVMYVGAKTGRDGIHGATFASEELSEQSEEKRPAVQVGDPFMEKLLLEACLELVKCDALVGIQDMGAAGLTSSSAEMASKAGSGIEMNLDLVPQRETGMTGYEMMLSESQERMLIVVEKGREQEIQQIVEKYGLDAVAVGKVTDDKMLRLYHKGDVIADVPVDALAEDAPVYHKPSTEPSYYQQFQEMAVEVPKVNDYKETLLQLLSQPTIASKEWVYDQYDYMVRTNTAVSPGSDAAVVRVRGTNKALAMTTDCNSRYLYLDPEVGGKIAVSEAARNIVCSGAEPLAITDCLNFGNPEKPEIFWQIEKAVDGMSVACETLKTPVIGGNVSLYNETNGTAIYPTPVVGMVGLIKDLDHITTQQFKAEGDLVYVIGDSKEEFGGSELQKLIEGRIFGKAPELNLDVEQTRQKQLLTAIQSGVIQSAHDIAEGGFAVAIAECLFGTEGLGCNVKISGSAVTSLFSETQSRFIVTVKKENQQAFEQLVQATLIGEVSAEPMLKIDNEQGEDLIHISVEEAENAWKGAIPCLLK, encoded by the coding sequence CACAACAGATAAAAGATGAAAAAATATACAGAGAAATGGGATTAAGTGATGAAGAGTTTGTTACAATAGAAGGCATTTTAAACCGTCTTCCTAACTATACTGAAACGGGTTTATTTTCCGTTATGTGGTCAGAGCATTGTAGTTATAAGAATTCTAAGCCAGTGCTTAGCAAATTTCCAACAAGCGGTGAAAAAGTGTTACAAGGTCCTGGTGAAGGTGCAGGTATTGTTGATATCGGTGACAATCAAGCTGTCGTTTTTAAAATCGAAAGTCATAATCACCCATCCGCTATTGAGCCGTACCAAGGGGCTGCAACAGGTGTAGGTGGAATTATACGAGATGTTTTTTCAATGGGAGCTCGTCCAATTGCTTTATTAAACTCTCTACGTTTTGGTGAATTAGTTACCCCACGTATGAAATATTTATTTGAAGAAGTAGTTGCAGGAATCGCTGGTTACGGAAACTGTGTAGGCATACCAACAGTAGGTGGAGAAATCCAATTTGAACCATCTTATGACGGGAACCCGCTTGTTAACGCGATGTGTGTCGGCTTAATTGATCATGAGGATATTCAAAAAGGGCAAGCAAAAGGGATTGGAAATACGGTCATGTATGTTGGTGCCAAAACAGGGCGCGATGGGATCCACGGAGCGACATTTGCGTCAGAGGAGTTATCAGAACAATCGGAAGAAAAGCGTCCTGCCGTGCAAGTGGGTGATCCTTTCATGGAGAAGTTATTGCTAGAAGCATGCCTTGAACTTGTAAAATGTGATGCATTAGTAGGTATTCAGGATATGGGAGCTGCAGGTTTAACAAGCTCTTCAGCAGAGATGGCAAGTAAAGCTGGTTCAGGAATTGAAATGAATTTAGATTTAGTTCCTCAACGCGAAACAGGTATGACTGGTTATGAGATGATGCTTTCAGAGTCACAGGAACGGATGTTAATTGTTGTTGAAAAAGGTAGAGAGCAAGAGATACAGCAAATTGTAGAAAAATATGGGCTTGATGCTGTAGCAGTTGGAAAAGTAACCGATGATAAAATGCTCCGTCTTTATCACAAAGGTGATGTTATCGCTGATGTGCCAGTTGATGCTTTGGCTGAAGATGCGCCAGTTTATCATAAGCCTTCTACAGAACCTTCGTATTATCAACAATTTCAGGAGATGGCTGTAGAAGTTCCTAAAGTAAATGACTATAAAGAAACGTTATTGCAGTTACTGTCACAGCCGACAATTGCAAGTAAAGAATGGGTATATGACCAATATGATTATATGGTACGTACGAATACAGCCGTATCCCCAGGGTCAGATGCAGCGGTCGTACGAGTTCGTGGAACAAACAAAGCGTTAGCAATGACAACGGATTGTAATTCTCGCTACCTATATCTAGACCCAGAGGTTGGCGGTAAAATCGCGGTGAGTGAAGCTGCAAGAAACATCGTCTGTTCTGGTGCGGAGCCACTTGCAATTACTGACTGCTTAAATTTCGGAAATCCAGAGAAGCCAGAGATTTTCTGGCAGATTGAAAAAGCAGTAGATGGTATGAGTGTAGCTTGTGAAACTTTAAAGACACCAGTCATTGGTGGAAATGTATCTTTATATAATGAGACAAACGGAACGGCGATTTATCCGACTCCAGTTGTAGGAATGGTGGGCTTAATCAAAGATTTAGACCACATAACGACACAGCAATTTAAAGCTGAAGGTGATCTAGTTTATGTAATTGGTGATTCGAAAGAGGAATTTGGTGGAAGTGAATTACAAAAATTAATTGAAGGTCGTATTTTTGGTAAGGCACCTGAACTGAATTTAGACGTTGAACAAACTCGTCAAAAACAGTTGCTAACTGCTATTCAAAGTGGAGTAATACAATCAGCACATGACATTGCTGAAGGCGGATTTGCTGTTGCTATTGCTGAATGCTTATTTGGTACTGAAGGTTTAGGGTGTAACGTTAAGATAAGTGGAAGTGCTGTCACTTCATTATTTAGTGAAACACAATCTCGATTTATTGTGACAGTGAAAAAAGAAAACCAACAAGCGTTTGAACAGCTTGTTCAAGCCACTTTAATTGGTGAAGTAAGCGCAGAACCAATGTTAAAGATCGATAACGAGCAAGGTGAAGATTTGATCCATATTTCGGTAGAAGAAGCTGAAAATGCTTGGAAAGGAGCTATTCCATGCTTGCTGAAATAA